Proteins encoded within one genomic window of Anopheles gambiae chromosome 3, idAnoGambNW_F1_1, whole genome shotgun sequence:
- the LOC4577667 gene encoding testis-specific serine/threonine-protein kinase 3, protein MPFQGEQPIPASIEALGYRWIKRISEGAFSKVHLIEYHNRANNCFETLACKLIDTKKCSEKFRKRFLPRELTVLLHIRHPYIIRINAIIKCRNKICIFMRYAEMGDMLSFVIEHGPLRETQTRIWCRQLALAVQYLHESGIAHRDLKCENILLSANLNVKLSDFGFARYVTEKNRQPQLSTTFCGSFDYSAPELLKGKPYNPKASDLWALGVVLYMLLNKSVPFKGKTRQVYEQQMARAWKFRSRVNDTLSPEVKTLVRSLLEPNPLIRWTVEEVLVCDWLIQDRRLRSLNAEEFSALAEARIFARSSADIESVKEKLRLIEHADQSVTVIKSTGSNLDTRNHSDSLLSMQTSVQTNTSGSRIKGSK, encoded by the exons ATGCCATTTCAAGGTGAACAGCCAATACCTGCGTCCATAGAAGCGCTAGGATATCGATGGATAAAGCGAATAAGTGAAGGGGCATTTTCCAAG GTACATCTTATTGAATATCATAACCGAGCAAACAATTGTTTCGAAACGTTGGCTTGTAAACTGATTGATACAAAGAAGTGTAGTGAAAAGTTTCGAAAACGATTTCTCCCAAGGGAATTAACGGTACTGCTCCATATTCGTCACCCAtacatcatccgcataaatgCGATTATCAAGTGTCGCAACAAAATTTGCATCTTCATGCGCTACGCCGAAATGGGTGACATGTTATCTTTCGTGATTGAGCACGGACCACTCAGAGAGACCCAGACACGCATCTGGTGTCGACAACTTGCTTTGGCTGTTCAATATCTACACGAATCAGGCATTGCCCACAGGGATCTAAAATGCGAAAACATTCTGTTGTCAGCAAATTTGAACGTAAAACTGAGTGATTTTGGATTTGCTCGGTATGTTACAGAAAAAAACCGACAACCGCAATTAAGTACAACGTTTTGCGGTTCGTTCGACTATTCAGCGCCTGAGTTGCTGAAAGGAAAGCCGTACAACCCGAAAGCATCAGATCTATGGGCATTAGGAGTTGTATTGTACATGCTGCTTAACAAATCCGTACCGTTCAAGGGCAAAACTCGGCAAGTGTACGAACAACAAATGGCCCGTGCTTGGAAGTTCCGATCGCGTGTAAATGACACATTGTCGCCGGAAGTAAAAACACTGGTGCGAAGTTTACTCGAACCCAATCCTTTGATTCGATGGACTGTCGAGGAAGTGCTGGTTTGTGATTGGTTGATTCAAGATCGTCGTTTGAGATCGTTGAACGCTGAAGAGTTTTCCGCCCTAGCAGAAGCAAGAATTTTTGCAAGGTCTTCCGCTGATATTGAAAGTGTTAAAGAAAAACTTCGTTTGATAGAGCACGCCGACCAATCAGTCACAGTGATAAAATCAACTGGATCAAATTTAGACACTCGAAATCATTCTGATTCGTTATTGTCTATGCAAACTTCAGTGCAAACTAATACATCAGGCTCCAGAATAAAGGGTAGTAAATGA